From a single Adhaeribacter swui genomic region:
- a CDS encoding cytochrome c oxidase subunit 3, with protein sequence MNARAIDENRTTTGIHPLKFTLWLIIMSIVMMFAAFTSAYIVRRDEGNWLEYNLPGGLLLNTLLIVLSSVTMQWAYFLAKKDNINILKIALLVTFILGITFLIGQWNVWGELVTNKIYFGGPTSNPSGSFMYVLTGIHGFHLITGLIFLVIVLFSAFQYRVHAKNLLRIGLCTTYWHFLSALWVYLYVFLTVYH encoded by the coding sequence TACTTTGTGGTTAATTATAATGAGTATTGTAATGATGTTTGCTGCTTTTACCAGCGCATACATTGTTCGCCGCGACGAAGGAAACTGGTTAGAATATAACCTGCCTGGTGGATTACTATTAAATACTCTTTTAATAGTGCTGAGTAGTGTTACCATGCAATGGGCTTATTTTTTGGCTAAAAAAGACAATATAAATATTTTAAAAATTGCTTTATTAGTTACCTTTATTCTGGGAATTACTTTCTTGATAGGGCAGTGGAATGTATGGGGAGAACTCGTGACTAATAAAATTTATTTCGGGGGACCAACATCAAACCCATCCGGTTCTTTCATGTATGTTTTAACCGGCATTCATGGGTTTCACCTGATTACAGGATTGATATTCCTGGTCATTGTTTTGTTTTCTGCCTTTCAATATCGGGTACATGCCAAAAATTTATTAAGAATTGGCTTATGTACTACGTACTGGCATTTTTTAAGTGCGCTTTGGGTGTATCTTTACGTGTTTTTAACAGTATACCATTAA
- a CDS encoding cytochrome c oxidase subunit 3, whose product MSSTTSSTATLDRPNTGTWDGGNEPMKASYGKLMMWFFLLSDTFTFAAFLTTYGLIRHRHLAYVGEHDKFVFSQNYWPIPDKVFNAFPFFHGVDLPLAFVALMTMILILSSVTMVLAVEAGHRMDKKDVEKWLLWTILFGSTFIGCQAWEWAHFITGTEGGLTLADGSKVFGANLTLNQYGPPLFADLFFFITGFHGTHVFSGIVLLIIMFIMTVNGVFQKRGHYEMVEKVGLYWHFVDLVWVFVFTFFYLV is encoded by the coding sequence ATGTCAAGCACAACATCTAGTACAGCAACTCTAGATCGGCCTAATACCGGAACCTGGGATGGCGGAAATGAACCCATGAAAGCCAGTTATGGAAAACTCATGATGTGGTTTTTCCTACTGTCTGATACGTTTACATTCGCGGCATTTTTAACAACTTATGGTTTAATCAGACACCGGCACCTGGCCTATGTTGGAGAGCATGACAAATTCGTGTTTTCGCAGAATTACTGGCCAATTCCGGATAAAGTATTTAATGCCTTTCCATTTTTTCACGGAGTAGATTTGCCTTTAGCTTTTGTGGCTTTAATGACCATGATTCTTATTCTTTCTTCGGTAACCATGGTACTAGCCGTGGAGGCTGGACACCGGATGGATAAAAAAGATGTAGAAAAATGGCTGCTTTGGACTATTCTTTTTGGTTCTACTTTTATTGGTTGCCAGGCTTGGGAATGGGCTCACTTTATAACTGGTACAGAAGGTGGCTTAACCTTAGCCGATGGTTCTAAGGTATTTGGTGCTAATCTTACCTTAAATCAATACGGGCCACCCTTATTTGCCGATTTATTCTTCTTTATCACTGGTTTTCACGGAACACACGTATTTAGCGGCATTGTATTATTAATTATCATGTTTATCATGACTGTTAATGGTGTTTTCCAGAAAAGAGGACATTATGAAATGGTAGAAAAGGTAGGTTTGTATTGGCACTTTGTAGATTTAGTATGGGTGTTCGTGTTTACCTTTTTCTACCTGGTTTAA
- a CDS encoding cytochrome C oxidase subunit IV family protein — MASHSHHSQEEEFLGDIPAPQTKGIWRVFLILCGLTAVEFAFAFMMDPSTLRNSIFIILTIFKAFFIVAEFMHLKHETKSLIWSILIPTALLIWLLIALITEGTYFGDSVYNYLK, encoded by the coding sequence ATGGCTTCGCATTCACATCATTCACAAGAGGAAGAATTTTTAGGCGATATTCCAGCTCCACAAACTAAAGGTATTTGGCGGGTATTCTTAATTCTATGTGGTTTAACTGCCGTAGAATTCGCTTTTGCCTTTATGATGGACCCAAGTACTTTACGGAACAGTATCTTTATTATACTTACCATTTTTAAAGCATTTTTTATCGTAGCAGAATTCATGCACTTAAAGCATGAGACTAAATCTTTAATTTGGAGTATTTTGATTCCTACGGCTTTGTTAATTTGGTTACTGATTGCTCTAATAACCGAAGGAACCTACTTCGGCGATAGTGTTTATAATTATTTAAAATAA
- a CDS encoding SCO family protein, with the protein MSPKKVLILGLLLLVPIFLFLFLKGFGTNHYALPFYYPEVDENTEMPIVRDGDTVFQKIPDFRLVSQEGKAVSQADLQNTVYVANFFFASCQDVCKKMSAQMVRVNEAFRNNPQVKLISYTVDPERDSVAVLKQYANMYQADPAKWLFVTGPKKEIYTLAQTGYKVAAVEVPGTVPDFIHSEKLILVDKEKHVRGIYDGTNAQDVDRLITEITVLLHSYQQNEK; encoded by the coding sequence ATGTCACCTAAGAAGGTACTAATACTAGGTTTACTATTATTAGTACCTATTTTTTTATTTTTATTTTTAAAAGGTTTTGGTACGAACCATTACGCCTTACCTTTTTATTATCCGGAAGTTGATGAAAATACGGAAATGCCCATTGTTCGTGATGGAGATACTGTTTTTCAAAAAATTCCCGACTTCCGTTTAGTTTCTCAAGAAGGCAAAGCCGTTTCGCAGGCCGATTTGCAAAATACCGTTTATGTGGCAAACTTCTTCTTTGCTTCTTGCCAGGATGTTTGCAAGAAAATGTCGGCTCAAATGGTACGGGTAAATGAGGCTTTCCGTAATAATCCGCAAGTAAAGTTAATTTCTTATACCGTAGATCCGGAACGGGATTCGGTAGCCGTATTAAAGCAATACGCCAACATGTACCAAGCTGATCCGGCAAAATGGTTATTTGTAACCGGACCTAAAAAAGAAATTTACACTTTAGCGCAGACGGGTTATAAAGTAGCGGCCGTGGAAGTTCCCGGAACCGTGCCTGATTTTATTCATTCCGAAAAACTAATTTTAGTAGATAAAGAAAAACATGTGCGCGGTATTTATGATGGTACCAACGCGCAAGACGTAGACCGCCTAATTACCGAAATAACTGTGCTGTTGCATAGTTATCAGCAAAATGAAAAATAA
- a CDS encoding DUF420 domain-containing protein — MKNNDRTYLILIAILSVAVPLIVAFLLFVPQTGKLGSVDVTFLPKLHALLNSLTALSLIIGYYNVKNKNIRGHKFAMVTAFTLSAFFLISYVTYHYQAPPTKFGGEGTLKTIYYVILITHIVLAAVIVPLVLLSVYFAASNQINRHRKIARWTFPIWLYVAVTGVVVYFMIAPYYQI, encoded by the coding sequence ATGAAAAATAACGATCGTACTTATTTGATTTTAATTGCCATTTTATCGGTGGCAGTTCCTTTAATCGTAGCTTTTTTATTGTTTGTGCCCCAAACAGGTAAGCTAGGTAGCGTAGATGTTACTTTTTTACCAAAGTTGCATGCTTTGCTTAATTCTTTAACTGCTCTATCTTTAATTATTGGATACTATAACGTAAAAAATAAAAATATCCGGGGGCATAAGTTTGCCATGGTTACGGCATTTACTTTATCGGCCTTTTTTTTAATTTCTTACGTTACGTACCATTACCAAGCTCCACCAACTAAATTTGGGGGAGAAGGAACCTTAAAAACTATCTATTACGTAATTCTTATAACGCATATTGTGTTAGCGGCAGTAATCGTACCTTTGGTATTATTATCGGTGTATTTTGCGGCGAGCAATCAAATAAACCGGCATAGAAAAATTGCCCGCTGGACATTCCCGATTTGGTTATATGTGGCCGTAACAGGCGTAGTGGTATATTTTATGATTGCTCCTTATTATCAAATTTAA
- a CDS encoding sensor histidine kinase encodes MKSRPFPYIHLIAAIICFAAAAILNLYTYFSQSSADKNISFVADNISKAINAADQDMVLARTYLREDTVLFLRLLGKTQYPCFILKQDRLVFWSDHTTVTEFDNATIKEGYSVIESKFGRYLVSKKNHQNFTILIYIPLEVSFGINNNYLQSGLNDAIFGSMQARLFTDPNSPFPKLRTSDGTYLFSLQQLVETDVRKSSQAAIAIITLGIGFLVYCLIFISQSYLRRDEFVRGLAILIIPLFGLRIMLLFFNFPFSVLELEVFNPKLYAASFWSPSIGDLLLNAILLAVLTFNLAYIFRKLHITNQLRNLNTRGRILVKLGCAVIFYLMLHGLYVFYLDSFTNSLLVLDVSQSLDFSFYKFLLYTAFILHTVIFFIFVHFLTQIFHAVQPDNTAPYWYYLLTGSGGFFVLIGALNNKAGIILFGLSLLFFVAIIFVRFRRNITANPYQTYLFIFWIIGMSSAAGSLAMYVHYQNLLLVNKQKFASGILLDNDIQGEYLLNDVSQKVQADISIRNKFALDPYIDVNFITQKIERYYLRDYFDKYEVNVLVFDANDQILNPNDITLRNENSDINLPLYIKNVLRDAVPTERDGLFLIKEEEEQNSRRYIQFIRLRTVIKALATIVLELNLKKLTPYSVIPELLVDQKFFQPLYNRDFSYAFYQDKKLTYNEGDYNYTRFFSPAILDNPELRINGLQVNGYHHLGFPTKGGKLLVVTTASYSLRDVGSNFSALFLVHTLYLLIYMLLFFLMRARYIQEFSANFSTKIQLYLNFGILIPLVLISIATASLVTGSYRQDLEDTYYKRGKLIQENFLSNVAKNGNDDSQDGLAVQVRQLADLSETDINLYDSQGKLIFSSQPLIFEAGLLSRYINPEAFVTIEEGHARRVLLQERAGNIQFNALYIPLYKDEYNNQVEAFIGLPFFDSEKELDSKLIDLFTTIMNIFTAMFIVFMVLTYIASRALTVPLKLVTQKLKQTTLTGQNEKLEYYSADEIGLLVNEYNNMLLKLEESKKELATREKEAAWREMARQVAHEIKNPLTPMKLSLQFLQKAIAEKRENTEALISKISGTLITQINTLSDIATSFSSFTAMPELKQQEIDIAQILQQCAELHQDASNRIQIYIPAGNFQVVADESLMVRTFNNLLINALQAIPAGRKPCVLVSLQKNSPDKVLISVKDNGSGIPAEIYHKVFIPNFSTKFSGSGIGLAVAKRGIESAGGRIWFETMEDEGTTFFIELPAVAT; translated from the coding sequence TTGAAATCCCGGCCATTTCCTTATATCCATTTAATAGCGGCTATCATCTGTTTTGCGGCAGCCGCTATTCTTAACCTGTATACTTATTTTTCCCAGTCGTCGGCAGATAAAAATATTTCTTTTGTAGCGGATAACATCAGCAAGGCCATTAATGCGGCCGACCAGGATATGGTATTAGCCAGAACGTATTTGCGGGAAGATACCGTTCTTTTTTTGAGGTTATTAGGCAAAACTCAATATCCCTGTTTTATTTTAAAACAAGACCGGCTGGTTTTTTGGTCTGATCATACTACGGTTACTGAATTTGATAATGCTACCATTAAAGAAGGGTATAGTGTAATTGAATCTAAATTTGGGAGGTATCTGGTTAGTAAAAAAAATCATCAGAACTTTACTATTCTTATCTATATTCCGCTGGAAGTTAGTTTTGGCATTAATAACAACTATCTGCAATCTGGGTTAAACGATGCCATTTTCGGGAGTATGCAGGCTCGTTTATTCACCGATCCTAATTCGCCTTTTCCTAAATTACGGACTTCCGATGGCACCTACTTGTTTTCGCTGCAGCAATTAGTAGAAACGGATGTCCGGAAAAGTAGCCAGGCAGCAATTGCCATTATTACTTTAGGAATAGGATTTTTGGTTTATTGCCTCATTTTTATAAGCCAGTCGTACTTAAGGCGCGATGAGTTTGTGCGGGGCTTGGCTATTTTAATTATACCATTGTTCGGGCTCCGGATAATGCTCCTGTTTTTTAATTTTCCGTTTTCTGTTCTGGAACTGGAAGTTTTCAACCCCAAACTCTACGCCGCATCTTTCTGGTCGCCATCCATCGGCGATTTATTGTTAAATGCTATATTGTTAGCCGTACTTACTTTTAATCTGGCTTATATTTTCCGGAAGCTGCATATTACCAACCAGCTCAGAAATTTAAATACCCGGGGGCGGATTTTAGTAAAATTAGGTTGTGCTGTAATCTTTTACCTGATGCTGCACGGATTGTACGTGTTTTATTTAGATTCTTTTACCAACTCTTTACTCGTGTTGGATGTATCGCAGAGTTTAGATTTTTCTTTTTATAAATTTTTGCTCTACACGGCTTTTATTCTGCATACCGTTATATTTTTCATCTTTGTTCATTTTTTAACCCAAATCTTTCACGCGGTTCAACCAGATAATACAGCGCCGTACTGGTATTACCTGCTTACTGGTTCTGGTGGATTTTTTGTTCTGATTGGGGCCTTAAACAATAAAGCCGGTATTATTTTATTTGGTTTAAGCTTACTGTTTTTTGTAGCCATCATCTTTGTCCGCTTTCGCCGGAATATTACCGCTAACCCTTACCAAACCTATTTATTTATTTTTTGGATTATTGGCATGAGCTCCGCAGCCGGGAGTTTGGCCATGTACGTGCATTACCAGAATTTATTATTGGTAAACAAACAAAAGTTTGCTTCCGGAATTTTATTAGATAATGATATTCAAGGAGAGTATTTATTGAATGATGTTTCGCAGAAAGTACAGGCAGATATTTCTATTAGAAACAAGTTTGCGCTAGACCCTTATATTGATGTAAATTTTATCACGCAAAAAATAGAACGATATTATTTGCGCGATTACTTTGATAAGTACGAAGTTAACGTATTGGTATTTGATGCAAACGACCAAATTTTAAACCCGAATGATATAACGCTCCGAAATGAGAATAGCGATATTAACCTGCCGCTATACATTAAAAATGTACTCCGCGATGCGGTACCAACCGAGCGCGACGGTTTATTTTTAATTAAAGAAGAAGAAGAGCAAAACTCCCGCAGGTACATCCAATTTATTCGGTTACGTACCGTAATTAAAGCTTTAGCCACCATTGTATTGGAGCTAAATTTAAAAAAATTAACTCCTTACAGCGTTATTCCGGAATTGTTGGTTGATCAAAAGTTTTTTCAGCCTTTATATAACCGGGATTTTAGTTATGCTTTTTACCAGGATAAAAAGCTGACCTACAACGAAGGTGATTATAATTACACGCGCTTTTTTTCACCCGCCATCCTGGACAATCCGGAGTTAAGAATAAATGGGTTGCAAGTAAATGGGTACCATCATTTAGGTTTTCCTACGAAGGGCGGCAAGTTACTGGTGGTAACCACGGCTAGTTATTCCTTACGGGATGTAGGTTCTAATTTTTCGGCCTTATTCCTGGTGCACACGTTGTACCTGCTTATTTACATGCTGCTCTTTTTCTTGATGCGGGCACGGTATATACAGGAGTTCAGCGCTAATTTTAGTACCAAAATTCAATTGTATCTAAACTTTGGTATCTTAATTCCTTTAGTTTTAATTAGTATTGCCACGGCCAGTTTAGTAACCGGCTCTTACCGCCAAGACTTGGAAGATACTTATTATAAACGGGGCAAATTAATTCAGGAAAACTTTTTGAGCAACGTTGCCAAGAATGGCAACGACGACAGCCAGGATGGTTTAGCCGTGCAGGTGCGGCAACTCGCCGATTTATCAGAAACCGACATAAACCTTTACGATAGCCAGGGCAAATTAATCTTCTCGAGCCAACCACTTATTTTCGAGGCAGGACTTTTGTCGAGGTACATTAACCCCGAAGCATTTGTAACGATTGAAGAAGGGCACGCCCGTAGGGTGTTGTTACAGGAAAGGGCCGGTAACATTCAGTTTAACGCCTTATACATTCCGCTTTATAAAGATGAGTATAATAACCAGGTAGAAGCTTTTATTGGCTTGCCCTTTTTTGATTCGGAAAAAGAGCTTGATTCTAAGCTGATTGATCTTTTTACCACCATAATGAACATTTTTACCGCCATGTTTATTGTTTTTATGGTACTTACCTATATTGCTTCCAGGGCCTTAACAGTACCTTTAAAACTGGTTACGCAAAAACTAAAACAAACTACCCTTACCGGACAAAACGAAAAATTAGAATATTACTCGGCTGATGAAATTGGCTTGTTAGTAAATGAGTATAACAACATGTTGCTAAAGCTGGAAGAAAGTAAAAAAGAATTAGCCACCCGCGAAAAAGAAGCCGCCTGGCGCGAAATGGCACGGCAAGTAGCGCACGAAATTAAAAATCCGCTGACGCCCATGAAGCTTTCGCTGCAATTTTTACAAAAAGCCATTGCGGAGAAACGCGAAAATACAGAAGCATTAATCAGTAAAATTTCGGGAACGCTAATTACCCAAATAAACACCCTCAGCGATATTGCCACTTCGTTTTCCAGCTTTACGGCTATGCCGGAATTAAAGCAACAGGAAATTGATATTGCCCAAATCTTGCAACAATGCGCCGAGCTGCACCAGGATGCCAGCAATCGCATTCAAATTTATATTCCGGCGGGTAATTTTCAGGTGGTGGCCGATGAAAGTTTAATGGTTCGTACTTTTAACAACTTACTTATAAATGCCTTGCAAGCTATTCCGGCGGGCCGCAAACCTTGCGTTTTAGTTTCCCTGCAAAAAAACTCCCCGGATAAAGTTCTTATTTCGGTAAAAGATAATGGGAGCGGCATTCCGGCCGAAATTTACCATAAGGTGTTTATTCCTAATTTTAGTACCAAATTTTCGGGTTCCGGTATTGGCTTAGCCGTAGCAAAACGCGGAATAGAAAGTGCCGGTGGACGGATTTGGTTTGAAACAATGGAAGACGAGGGAACTACCTTTTTTATTGAATTACCAGCCGTGGCAACATGA
- a CDS encoding SGNH/GDSL hydrolase family protein, which produces MQKYILNNPVSWLLLLASLACTHFKPMLYPELASPDIPAKYSYLALGDSYTIGESVAVADRWTYLLAQNLRQAGIDVANPTTIARTGWTTAELQEAIRESKVNATFDLVTLLIGVNNQYRGQSLETYQTEFRELLQTAIKFAADKPRHVLVLSIPDWGVTPFAEDRDQKKIAQEIDAFNTVAQKECEQLNVTFVDITPTSRKALQNGSYVAPDMLHFSGKMYTEWATLALPLAKTIWE; this is translated from the coding sequence ATGCAAAAATATATTTTAAACAACCCAGTTAGTTGGCTTTTGCTGTTAGCCAGTTTAGCCTGTACTCATTTTAAACCTATGCTATACCCCGAACTTGCCTCGCCAGATATACCGGCCAAGTATTCGTATTTAGCTCTTGGCGATTCTTATACCATCGGCGAAAGTGTGGCGGTGGCCGATCGCTGGACTTACCTTTTAGCCCAAAACTTGCGGCAAGCCGGCATCGACGTAGCTAACCCCACAACCATTGCCCGCACCGGCTGGACTACCGCCGAACTGCAGGAAGCCATCCGGGAAAGTAAGGTAAACGCTACTTTTGATCTGGTAACTTTATTAATTGGCGTAAATAACCAATACCGCGGCCAAAGCTTAGAAACCTACCAAACCGAATTCCGGGAACTCCTGCAAACGGCTATAAAATTTGCGGCTGATAAACCCAGGCATGTATTGGTTCTTTCGATACCGGATTGGGGTGTTACCCCTTTTGCCGAAGACCGGGACCAGAAAAAAATTGCCCAGGAAATTGATGCTTTTAACACCGTAGCCCAAAAAGAATGCGAGCAGCTAAACGTTACTTTTGTGGATATTACCCCAACCTCGCGTAAAGCTTTGCAAAATGGCTCTTATGTAGCCCCGGATATGCTGCATTTCTCCGGCAAAATGTACACCGAGTGGGCCACCTTAGCTTTACCGCTTGCAAAAACTATCTGGGAGTAA
- a CDS encoding cupin domain-containing protein: MSYIALDTIPDKEIFPGFTAKIIHTPNQNLTLVYVRVQAGTLLPEHAHPQEQVTNILSGQLEITIAGETQILEPGMVGTIAPNAVHSAKALTDCYILDVFHPMRTYA; the protein is encoded by the coding sequence ATGAGTTACATCGCCCTAGACACCATTCCGGATAAAGAAATATTCCCGGGTTTTACTGCCAAAATTATTCATACGCCTAACCAGAATTTAACTTTAGTGTACGTGCGCGTTCAGGCGGGCACTTTGTTGCCGGAACATGCCCATCCCCAGGAACAAGTTACCAATATCCTGTCGGGGCAGTTAGAAATTACCATTGCCGGAGAAACGCAAATTTTAGAACCAGGCATGGTTGGCACCATTGCGCCCAATGCCGTGCATAGCGCCAAAGCTTTAACCGATTGTTATATTCTGGATGTATTCCATCCCATGCGCACGTATGCGTAG
- a CDS encoding porin family protein, translated as MKKLILFLVLLVSVGYSAQAQFSLGIKGGLSSSGVDVKNAKNTINQLKDADNITGYHLGVFTRAKFNNFFLQPEAYFATSGGRLKQTDLQNNTIDEVKARFTRLDVPVMAGFSFLKVARVQAGPVASVLVGSKIGDQRIKDYLNKTDWGFQVGAGLDISNLTLDVRYENINRDYTNQDSSFDLKNQQVIVSLGIKLIGK; from the coding sequence ATGAAAAAATTAATCTTATTTTTGGTTTTGCTAGTAAGTGTAGGGTATTCAGCTCAAGCACAATTTTCGCTAGGTATAAAAGGCGGCTTAAGCTCTTCGGGGGTTGATGTGAAAAATGCTAAAAATACCATTAACCAGTTAAAAGATGCCGACAACATTACCGGCTACCATTTGGGGGTTTTTACCCGGGCAAAATTCAATAATTTCTTTTTGCAACCAGAAGCTTACTTTGCTACCTCGGGCGGGCGGCTAAAACAAACCGATTTGCAAAATAACACCATCGACGAAGTAAAAGCCCGTTTTACCCGCCTGGATGTTCCTGTTATGGCTGGATTTAGCTTTTTAAAAGTGGCGCGGGTACAAGCAGGCCCAGTGGCTTCGGTGTTGGTGGGTAGCAAAATAGGCGACCAGCGCATTAAAGATTACCTGAATAAAACAGATTGGGGATTTCAGGTAGGAGCCGGCTTAGATATTAGTAACCTAACTTTAGATGTACGCTACGAAAATATAAACCGCGATTATACCAACCAAGACAGTTCTTTCGACTTAAAAAACCAGCAAGTAATTGTTAGTTTAGGAATTAAGTTAATCGGAAAATAA